GGCGAGACCGCATTGATGCACGCAAGCTCCAGGGATTTCAAGATCATGGAGAACATACAGACGTATCTTCTTGAGAGAGGAGCCGACGTATCCGCGGCCGATAAGAACGGCGACACTGCGCTGCATTATGCCTCGCGCTACTTTGACAAATCGGCTGCGCGTACCTTCTGCGACATGCTCCTTGAGTTCGGCGCGGACCCGAACGCCGTGAACAACTCAAGGAAAACGGCTTTGGATCTTGCTGTCGAGCGGAACAACGAACCCCTCGCCAAACTGCTTCTGAGCAGGATGTAAGGAGGCGGCGGCCTCGGCGGTTCGGTGACATAATATCAAGTACATGCAGTACGCCGACGGCCCGTAAGCCAAGCAGAGCTAAAATTTTTCAACAATTTTTATAGCCTTATAATACATACCCCTCCGTATGGATGCAACAACGATAGCAATAATCCTTATGATAGCCGGCCTGATTCTGCTGATAATAGAGGCTCTGACGCCGGGATTCTTTGCAGTTGTACCTGGAGCGGTCCTTGTCGTGGTGGGCGTACTGGGCTACTTCGTCGGCGGTTTCTTCGACACATGGTATCTCCTCGTTGCATCGGTCATCATCGTCACAGTAGTGGTAACGGTGGGCACCATAAAATTATACCAGATGCTGGCCAGGCCCGAACCTCCTACCACGACCGTCGTCGATTCTCTGATAGGGCGGGAAGGAGTGGTGATGACCGACGTAAAGCCGGGAAACCTCAAAGGCAAGGTCAGGATAGGTTCCGACAGCTGGAGTGCGACGTCTGACAACGTGATCAAAACCGGGGCAGAGGTCGTTGTGTACGCCGCGGAAGGCGTTCATGTGAAAGTCAGGCAAAAAGACCTCTGAGCCGATAACTTATTTTTTATATTCTTCTCTCTATATCCCATTGGTGATAATAATGGAAGATTGGTTCTATGGATTGGTTATAGTTATTGCCGCAGCCCTCATTGCCATAATGATGAGCGGAGTGAAGATCGTTCAGCCGTATGAGCAGGGAGTGTACATGAGGCTCGGGAAGTTCATAAGGATCCTCAATCAGGGATTGAACTTCGTTACTCCTTTGATCAACGTTGTAGTGAAGATCGATCTGCGTACCCAAGTGTTGGACGTTCCGAGGCAGGAGGTCATTACCAAAGACAACTCCCCGGTGGGCGTTGATGCCATCGTCTATATCAAAGTCACGGATCCCCGCAATGCGTTTTTTGAGATTGTGGATTACAGGTTCGCTACAATGAATCTCGCGCAGACCACGCTGAGGTCGATCGTCGGAGAGATGGAGCTGGATGAGATCCTTTCTAACAGAGAAAAGATCAACACGCAGCTCAGGGACATACTCGACGAGAACACCGACAAGTGGGGAGTTAAGGTAGAGAGCGTGGAGATAAGAGAGGTAGACCCGGCAAGAAAGGTCAAGGACTCAATGGAGGAGCAGACGTCCGCCGAGAGGAGAAGACGTGCGGCCATCCTTCAGGCCGATGGTCTCAAGAGGGCCGCCATTCTGGAAGCTGAAGGCAAGAAGAAGTCAAGGATACTGGAGGCCGAAGGCCTGCAGCAGTCCATGGTGCTTGAAGCGGAAGGCAAGAAGGTTGCTTTGATACTCGAAAGCCAGGGAGAGGCTCAAAAACTGAGGATAATGTCCGTAGGTGCAGCCGCGCTGGATTCCAAGGCACTTTCAGTGCTTTCCATGGAAACGCTGAAGGTCGTCGGCCAAGGCGAGTCGTCCAAGATATTCTTCCCCATGGAGGTCACAAGGCTCATGGAAGGTATATCTGAATACGTAGGCAGTGCGGTGAACGTGCCGGATAGGCCCGTATCCACGATGAAGGACATGGAAAAGGTGTTCGGTGACGTGGATGACATCCTCGGCCCCA
This sequence is a window from Candidatus Methanoplasma cognatum. Protein-coding genes within it:
- a CDS encoding NfeD family protein, which translates into the protein MDATTIAIILMIAGLILLIIEALTPGFFAVVPGAVLVVVGVLGYFVGGFFDTWYLLVASVIIVTVVVTVGTIKLYQMLARPEPPTTTVVDSLIGREGVVMTDVKPGNLKGKVRIGSDSWSATSDNVIKTGAEVVVYAAEGVHVKVRQKDL
- a CDS encoding SPFH domain-containing protein, producing MEDWFYGLVIVIAAALIAIMMSGVKIVQPYEQGVYMRLGKFIRILNQGLNFVTPLINVVVKIDLRTQVLDVPRQEVITKDNSPVGVDAIVYIKVTDPRNAFFEIVDYRFATMNLAQTTLRSIVGEMELDEILSNREKINTQLRDILDENTDKWGVKVESVEIREVDPARKVKDSMEEQTSAERRRRAAILQADGLKRAAILEAEGKKKSRILEAEGLQQSMVLEAEGKKVALILESQGEAQKLRIMSVGAAALDSKALSVLSMETLKVVGQGESSKIFFPMEVTRLMEGISEYVGSAVNVPDRPVSTMKDMEKVFGDVDDILGPIPKESEIRDRIAKADRIATAELAETADITNTIPKG